AATAGATAGGCAGGGGCTATTTTCCCCGAGGTGAGGGCATTACTCAGGGTTTGGGCGATCGCATCTTGTCCTGCCAATTGTGCAAAAGTTTGGGGACGATATTTATGGTGTAAGGGCTCGTAAGTCACAGTAGTTATGGTTTATGCAGGGGAATAAGAAATAGTGATCATACTTATCTTAAGGTTTAATTGTCCATTGTCTATTGTCCATTGTCAATTGTTTTCTCCATTGTTCATTGTTATCAGTTATTATTGAATATCGACTGAATATGGGTTCTTATTTTTAAAGGCAATGATTAAAAAATTATGGCGCTGGGGTACTAAAAAAGAAGAATCAGCACTAGATTACGAAGCGCAAGAAGGGGAAGAATCTTCCCAGCCAAAATTGTTCACCGATGACAAAACCCTAGAATATCTTTTCAATCAACTATTAGAAGGAGTTGCCAAAGGATGGACAGAAAACCGCATCGAAAAATTTTTTCAAAATTTAGAACCGAAAATAACCGTCGATAGTTGGTTAGTGTGGTTACAAAAATATGGTGAAAGTTTAGTCAATTCCCTAGCACCTCATTACACCATCGCTTCTCGTATGGTCATCTTGGGTGAAAAAACTTCTTCCCTACCATTTTATCGTCCTGTGGGAGATTTAGCCCATGAGTTTGCCAATGAAATTTTAGCCCGTAAAGATGGTATTCAGCTAGAGCCTATTAATGGTAATGGGGATGAGGATGATGCCGCAGAGGCTAGTAGTTTGGCGGATTTACTCAAGTTGTTACAAAATGATGAAAATTTTGCCCGTAAAACTGCTCGTAAGTTGGGTTTAAAAAACCATGAACCGGGAGCTATTATTGATAAGTTAATTAAGGCTAGTAATTCGAGTAAGGAGATTTTGTTGGAGGTGGAGTCCATCACCACAGACGAAGAAGAGGAGTTAGTTGATTTAGAATGGGTAGAACATTGGTTTAATCTTGGTCTGGAAAAGGCGGAAAAGGGTGATCTGCAAGGGGCGATCGCCTCTTGGGACAAAATCATTGAGGTAGAACCTAATTTAGGACAAGTATGGCACAATAGGGGTTGTGCGCTGGCTTATTTACAAAATTATGCCGAAGCCATCGAATCTTTTGATCATGCCCTCGATATTAATGTTAACGATGTGGAATCTTGGCACAATCGGGGTAATGCCCTCTACAATCTCCGCCAATATCCAGAAGCCTTGATGAGTTGGGAAAGGGCGATCGGTATTCAACCCAACCACGCCATGGCATGGTACCATAAGGGCTTAGTATTAGAAGCCCTCGGGCGTTTTATCGAAGCAAAAGAATCTTATCAACAAGTAAAGGCGATCGCCCCTGAATTTGACGCAATCGAAATCCGTCTGCAAAACCTTTCCTAGAATCCATGGCAAACCTTCCCCACATTACCGCCATCCTCGCCATGAGTGCCGATGGCAAAATTAGCACCGAAAGTGCCAAACCAGCCCGATTTAGTAGCCCTCAAGATCTCGCCCACCTAGAAGAACAAATATCTCTCTGTGATGCCATCATCTTCGGTGCCAACACCCTCAGAGCCTACGGTACCACCCTGACCATTAAACAACCCCATCTCCTTGCCCAAAGACAAGAAAGACAACAAAACCCTCAACCCATTAATATAGTTTGCTCTGCTTCAGGCAACCTAGAAACCCATTATTCTTTTTTTGAACAACCAGTAAAAAGAATTTTATTAACAACCCAAAAAGGCAAAGAAAACTGGAATATTAATATTAATAGAAACGATAAAAAAATACTTTTCAATGATTATTTAATAATTGAAAATAAAAACAAAAAAATAGACTGGCAACCAGTATTTAAACACTTAAAAAGCATTAATATAAATCGTGTCGCCGTCCTCGGCGGAGGAGAATTAATCGCCTCCATATTAGAAAAAAAGCTGATTGATGATCTTTGGTTAACAGTTTGTCCAGTGATACTAGGAGGAAACCAAGCCCCCAGCCCCGTAGGCGGAAACTCCTTTCCCCAATCAATTCCCCTGCATTTAAAAAGAGTCAAACAAGTGGGAGAAGAACTATTTTTAAACTATCAAATAATCAAAAATTAACGATCAACCATTACCCCTTGTTCCTCTTTTAACTCCGCAATTTCCTGCTCCAAAGACTCGATTCTATCAATTAAGCCCCTGATTACAGTCGCCTCAGAGTCAGGTAAATTACCATGTTCGAGGGGATTAACCTTCACCCCAGAACGATATACAATTCTGCCAGGAATACCTACCACAGTACACTCAGAAGGTACATCCCGCAAAACCACCGAACCAGCACCAATGCGAACATTATTTCCGATCAACAAATTACCCAAAACCTTCGCACCTGCACCAACTACCACGTTTTCACCGAGGGTAGGGTGACGTTTACCCGTATCTTTTCCTGTACCACCGAGGGTAACACCCTGATAAATAAGGCAATAATCCCCCAAAATGGCAGTCTCACCAATCACAACTCCCATACCATGATCAATAAATACCCCTTGCCCCAACTGCGCCCCTGGGTGAATTTCAATACCCGTGAAAAAGCGACCCAAATGGGAGAGAAAACGAGGAATAAAAGGAACTCCTAAGCGGTATAACCAATGAGAAAAGCGGTGCAAAACCACTGCCTGTAAACCGGGATAACATAATAAGACTTCTAACCAGTTACGGGCGGCAGGATCTCGCTCAAAGATAATTTTAAAATCAGAAATGATTGATGATAGCACTTTATATATATTGAGTAAAAATTTCTACTAAAATTATTATCCCTCAGTATTAACCAATGTGGTGGAAGGGTTTACCGAAATTTAAAAAGGAGATTCATTGGTTCTGGAAACTTGACCAATGGGAGGAACACTGCTCCCTTGATTTTGATTCATACCTTGAGGAGTGGGAGTCCAAGGATTTACAGTGGGGCTAACGCTAGATGGCACATTATTAGTTTGAATGGGAGGAGAATAGTATTGTCCACCACTCGGAATATTATTCTGCATAGGAGGAGTTTGAGATTGGGGAATATTACGATTAGAGTTATAGTTACCCATAACATTACTCACCGCCTGATTTAGGGGACTAGGGGCAATAGGAATCTGTTGTGAGCTAGTTTGTCTTTGTTGATTAAATTCAGGACTTAGTAACCCTTGTAAATTAGCATTACCATTACCATTACCCACAGAGGGAGTGATTTGAGGAGAGATACGGGGAAGAGATAATACTTGATCGTACAACCGACTTTGATTAGGCGCAGTGGGGGCATTTCTCCTTTCCACGGTATCATCAGAACCAAATAAATTCACTTCCCTAATATCTGAATCGAGGGGATCTTCTGCGAGGGGCTGATCTTCTGGGGAAGATAAGCTGTCGGGGTCAGTAGTGGCATTATTCGGATCAATGGGATTTTCAGCAGTTCCCTCTTCGGTGTCCTCCACATTTTCCACCTCAATATCAACGGATGCACCAGATCGAGATGGGGCGGGGGTTCTTCTACTAGCTTCTCTGAATTGGTTGTTAATAGCTATTAATTGCCAAGCAGCAATGCCGATAATTCCCAAGACGACAATGGAAGCCAGAAACAAAGGGCTTAAAAAGGTTCCCATTCTTGACTTGAGATAATCGGGGGAGTGTTTTTTGGATGGTGCCATAATAAAAATACCCAATGATTGTCGGTACACTTAATTATATCATTATCTTTTGGGGACGATCTCTATCTTGTGTTGGTATAAAGAAGCCACCCTCCTATCCCTAAACCAATAAGATTACCTAACCAAGCTCCCATAAATGGACTCATAAGACCAGAAATAGCGAAGGATTCTCCCATAAAAGAGAGTACATAATAAACTAAGATAAGGGCGATACAGATTCCGAAACTTTTGGCTTTACCCGTGTTTTGGGGACGGATGCCAAGGGCTGAACCCATCATGGTAAAAACGATACAAACAAAAGGGAGGGCAATTTTGCTTTGGATTTTGACAGCTAATCTTCTGGCTTCGTCTAAGTTTCCTTCTAGTCTGGCGATGTTTAAGTATTGTTGAGCTTGACCAATGCTCATTTCGTCATAACTGAGGGGACGATTGGCAAAGTCTAGGGGCGCTCGGGGCAGGGCTAGTTGTTGGTGTTGAAAACGAACTACATTTTTTGAACTACCATCCATGGCAATGACATAAATGGTGCCGTTGAAAAAATCCCAAATATTTTCGCTGATGTTCCAGCGTGCGGTTTCGGCGGTTAATACTTGATTGACTCCTTCCCTAGAAAAGTCGAGGATGGTTAAATATTTCATTTCATCGCCGTTAAATTCTTCGGCATAAAAAAGCCTTGCTAACCCGTAATTGACACTGCCATCGTCTCTGACAATATCAGCATATTCAGGATATAAAATATTACGTTCGTTCAAATCTGGTCGAACTTGGGTAAGGGCATTTTGCAGGGTGATGGTGGCTTGTCGGTTGGCAGAAGGTGTAACCACATCATTGATAAAAAATGTCATTCCTGTGATGAATAGACTGAGTATGAGGGCAGGAATAACCAGACGAAATAGATTGATACCTACACTTCTGAGGGCGATGATTTCACTATCGCTAGAAAGACGACTGTAGGCGACTAGGGTGGCAAGAAGCAATGACATGGGAAAGGCGAGGACGATAAATTCTGGCATCCTCAACAAAAACACTTGAAAGGCGACTCCTACAAAGAGCCCTGATTCGGTTACTCGGCGAATTAGTTCAAATAATGTACCAATGGATAGTCCGAGCGCTGTAAATAGACCAATTCCGAAGAGGAAGGGCATGATTAGCTCGGAAAGAATATACTTATCCATGAGGGAAATATGGAATTTAAAGGTGGTGATTTTTTGTTTATCTTCCATAAAAGCTAGACTTTAAAGTTATCTCCTAGATAGTATTGTCGAACAAGGGGATTGTTATATAGTTCTTCGGCGGTGCCTGATGCTAAAATTTGCCCTTCTCGCATGATATACGATCGCCCCGTAATGGCAAGGGTTTCTCTAACATTATGATCTGTGATCAAAATTCCCATGCCTTTATTTTTGAGATCATCAATAATCTGTTGAATTTCGGATACGGCAATGGGATCAACCCCCGCAAAAGGTTCATCGAGGAGCAAAAACTTGGGTCCTTCTCTACCAACGGCTAAGGCACGAGCTAATTCGGTGCGTCTTCTTTCTCCTCCCGAGACTTGAGAACCTTTGGTATTAACTACTTTTTCGAGGCGGAAGTCTTCTATGAGTTGTTTTAGTCTGATGGTACGGGTACGGGAGGAAAGGTTGGTTTGTTCTAGGACTAATTCAATATTTTCTCTGACGGTGAGGTTACGAAAAATACTGGCTTGTTGGGTAAGATAACCGATACCTAGTTTTGCCCTTTGGTTGAGCTTGAGGGAGGTAATATCTTGGTTGTCTAGGTTTACTTCTCCCTGATTGGGCATCACTAATCCTGTGGTGATATAGAATGTAGTTGTTTTACCTGCTCCATTAGGACCTAATAAACCAACGATTTCTCCTTGGGATACTTTGAGGTTAACTCGATTGACTATGGATCTTTTGCCATAGGATTTATGAATGTTCTTCAGTGTTAATTGCATAGGATTTTTTTGGGACAAACCAGCTTTTGTCCTCAGTTTTAAAGGTTGTTTTCCTCAATTAGGTATACGGATTCTACTTGTCTTTGGTTTTGGGGGGTGGCGATAAATCTTCCTTCGTCGATAAGGTAAGTCATGGTTTCGGCTCTCATGCTATTACCGTCTTGGATGACTTGCACGTTACCGTTTAGTACTAATCTTCTTTCTTGGCTAAAAAACTGAGCTTGGGCGGCGGTGGCTTGAATGTTGCGGGAGGGATAGTCGATATAAACGTTACCCCTTGCGGTAATCACCCCTGTTTCTGAGTTGGCTTCTTGTACGTCGGAGCGTACGGTGAGAGCTTGTCTGTTGCTGGTTTGGGCTTGGACTTCTAGGTTATTTTGGTCTAGGTTGGGGCTGATGGTGGTGATGAGGGTACTTATAATGGCGGTGGAAATCAGCAGGGGATAGTATTTTTTTGGTTTCATGGTTAATGGTTTCATGGCGATCGCACTTAATAGAGGATATTTTTATTTTATACTTTCTTTTCTCGGCTGAGATGTTCCATAGAAAGCTGAATAGTTAGATTTTGGAAAGAACAAATATGTTCCCTTGATTACCTCGACTAATACGCAAATCATGGTCTAAATAGGTGGTTTCTAACCAACCATTGGTATTAGTGATGGCGTCTAAGGCTTGATTGAGGTTAATGTCGAGGGGAAAAATATGTTTTTTCTGACTAATTTGTCTGATCAAATCTTGGGGAGATAAATATTTGAGCCAATTTTTGAGGGTGACAATGGTACGCTCAAATTTGACATTAACTTTTTTGTCGGACTCGACTTTCAAATGGGCAATAACTACCATCACACTATCTAATAAGGGTAATCCTTTGATTTCGGCAATGTTATAAATTTTTTGGGTGGAGGTATTGATGGATTGATAAATATTCTCTATTTCCACAAGGGGAATATTATTTAAGCCAAATAAATTTTTGCTGGAGGTATAGAGTAACTGCCAATCTCCGTCGAGAAGATCTCGTTTTTGCAACGGTTGGGGGTTCGGATTATTGTCTTCTAGTTCTTCGATGGCACTTAAAATCTCAATTTTATCGTTGTCAGAGGTGCTTGTTTTTCCGTTACAACGGGCGATCGCCCCTAATAAATTAGTTTTCGCATTCATGGATAATCTGGTAAAATATATTTTCTCGACGAAATTTACACGGCTAGTTATATTAGTTTATGAAAAATCCTGCACTGCGTAAAGAAAAGCGCTACGAACCGGCGCCTGTGATTCCTTTAAAACAGGAAGGTTCCATTTTAGAGTGGTTGGAAAGTAATAATAAAATTATTTATCGGGAGGAGAAAGAAGAAAAAACTAACATCGTACCCGTACCCGAAGATGAGGAAATCGCAGAACTCATTGACGGTGATGATGATGATTTTGATAACGACTTAGATGATGATGATTCCGATGTAGATGATGATATTATCTAACGGAAAATAATAGGGGTATTGGTATTTTTCCAATACCCTTAATGCTATTCCTCGGCGCCTATTTCTTCCTCCTCAAGGGGAGTAATACGATTGATTAATTGAATCAGTTGATCTCCTTTTTCTAAGGATGAATCTTCCCTAAATCTAATTTCGGGAGTATGACGTAAACTGATTTTCTGCCCTAAACTACGACGAACAAAAGGAGTACAGGCTTTTAAACCCTCCATGGTTTCCCTTTTTGCCTCTGCAGTTCCGTAGATACTGACGAAGATTTTAGCGTGTTGTAAGTCCCCAGAAACTTCGACGTGGGTAATACTTACCATCCCTGCACCGACACGATCATCTTTTATTTCACTAATCAACATCTGACTGACTTCTCTTTTAATCAGAGAAGATACCTTTTCAATACGACGACTATTAGCCATTGTTCTTTTTTTCTATGTGTTAACAACAATTTGTTTGTGAGTATTAGGTGCTGCTAATACCTAACATTGCTTCTAGGGTAAAATAAAGGAAAGAAAAAATCCCAATTAAAACTCCAAAAATAGCAATTCCTGTCACAGGATTTTTGAATAAAGGTTTAATTTGTTCCCATAAAAAAATGAATATTCCTAAAATTAAACTCACCATATAGCGAGGATAACGTAGGACATTTTCCCAAAAACCATCCATAATTTGACTTTCTTTAATTTATTTATTATTAACTAATTATTGGACTGAGTCTTAATTAAGACAAAATACCTATACTATGTATTTTAGCAGTTATTTTTTATTTGGCATCGAGACATTAATCACTAGAGCGAGTATTTTTATTGACCACCTTAATGATGTGTTGCTGATGAAGGGGTTTAATCAGAACATCACAAAAGCCCACGGATTGATAATCTTGGGGTTGAATTTTGGTTAGGTCTTCGGTAATGAGGATAATGGGAATATTTTGTAAACTAGGAACTTTCTTAAATTTACTGATAATATCATAGGCACTAATAGAATTTATTTCCAAGTCCACAAAAATGATTTCGGGAGGATTTTTTTGGGCAAAGGCGATCGCCAATTCTCCATCCCGAAACGAAGTAAAATTAAAGCTCAATTCATTGATAGTATTTTTCATACCATTAACAACCTCTTCCTCCTCTGTAATACATAAAGCCTTGTTACCATCACCGTGGAGAGAAGATGCCTTAGACTTAATCAACCAAGGGAAAGGAATATCCTCCGTCGCAATCAATTCAATTAAACCCAACTGAAAATAAGGATTCATCATCCTAGTCATAGAAACAATATCTTGATTTAACTGACTATGTAAATCTCGCAAAGTATTCTTACCATTAAACAACTTTTTCATTATTTGATAAGTGGTCGGGGAGGTTCTTTTTTGTAACTCAACTTGCTGACGAATAACAGGGGCTTGATTTGGGGATCTATCTGCTAATTTGGCTCCCAACCATTTTTGCCAATCTTGCCAAACCTCTACAATAATTGGTTCAGTATCAATAAAAACCAATGGAGAAAGAGGATTTTTATCTTCTACAATATCAAAATTAACCTCCATTGCTCTGGTTAAATCAAATAAAATTTCTTGGACAATATTACGAATAATTTTATTAGTCGTTAAAGGATTAAATACTTTTTGATCAATCAGAAAAGAAAATAAATTATATTCCCAATTATTAACAAAGGTTTGGTTATTAAAAAACTGAGGATCAAAAGTATCTAATAGTTGGAGTGCTTCGGGCGCAAATTTATTGACATTTCTACGCCATCGCCTACAAGGATGTACTCCTCCTGTAGCATAAGAGATCCGCCCCAAATACATAGAAAAAACCCACTGAGTATTATCTCTAGCGGTAAAAATCAGTTTTCCCGTAAACTGAGGAGCCTTTAAGGTTTTAAATAAATGAGCCTGGCGAGTGCCAACAAATTGAGGAATTGCGACTTTAAAAGAGTCATTTATATCCGACATTTTTGATAGAAGTAGAGGAGTAAAAGGATTTACATACTTTCAGTGTACTTTATTTGATAGATTATTAGACACAAAAAATTGTGAGTGAGAAGTAGTCACCTGTTAAAACAGGTGGCAGAACGAACGCCGCAGATTTTAATCTGCCTTTTTTGTTTTATCTAGGCTTATGCGATCAATGTAAGATTCAATGATTTGTGTCATTGTTACATCTTTTTGTTGGGCATATTCTTTTAGCTTATTAAATCTTGTTTCTGATAACTTGATTCCTAATCTTTTACTTTTTGTTGTCATAAATGTGTAAACAATGTTAGTATATTTACCATGGATTATAAAACAGTAAAAGTCCTTTTAACAAATAACATTAACGATGAGTGTAATGATTACTTACAGTTTGCTTGTGAACAATCCAATAAACTGTATAATTCGACAGTTTATGCTCTCAGACAAGCTCACTTTGCCAACTGTTCTATAAGAACTTTCTTTGACAAAGAAGATCTTTACCGAGCATCTTTCAAATTGGGCAAGGTTAAAGTAAGTTATCCGCAGTTATGCAAGGATTTAAAAATTAATGATCATTATCAAGCTATTGGGGGTAACCAAGGACAGCAAACTATCAAGTCTGTAGTTGAAAGTTTTAAGTCTTACAATAAGTTGTTGTCTATGTGGTTTCAAGGTGAGTTATCAAATAAACCAAAGTTACCCAATTACCGCAAAAATGGATTATATCAAATATCTTTTGTAGGTAGAGATATTAAGTTTGCAATGGACGGTTTATCATGTTATCTTCCTATCCCAAGATCTCAAAAAGATGAGTTAATCACAGGTAAGCTAAACATTCCTTGTGCAAAAGGAGTAACAGCAGATAACATTGCAGAACTCCGAATAGTTCCATCCCTAGGGAAGTTATGGGCTGAATATGTCTATAAAACTCCTGAGAAAAAAGCAACAGAATTAGATTACAGTCAAGCTATTGGCATAGATAGTGGTATTAATAACTTTATAACTGCTGTTAGCAATACGGGCAAGTCATTTATTCTTTGTGGAAAACATTTAAAATTTATCAACCAAAAATATAACAAAACAGTAGCCCAATATAAAGAAGGAAAATCTGATTTTTATTGGGATGATTATTTGAATGAAATTACTCATAAAAGAAACTGTCAAATCAAAGATAGTGTTAACAAATATGCTCGTTTTGTGATCAATTACTGCCTTAATCACAGGATAGGTAATATTGTTTTTGGTTGGGGGCAAGGGGTGAAAAGTGAGGTTAATTTAGGGAAACGAAATAACCAAAACTTTGTTCAGCTACCTACTGCAAGATTAAAAAATCGTATTAAAGAATTAGCCCATGAAGTAGGTATAAAGTTTGCCGAAACAGAAGAAAGCTATACGAGCAAATCATCTTTTCTTGACGAGGATTTACTACCAAAATATGGTGAAAAACCCAAGGAGTGTAAATTCAGCGGAAAAAGAGTTCAACGTGGCTTGTATAGAACGTCTAATGGACAAACCATTAATGCTGACTGTTTAGGCGCTATTAATATTTTAAAAAAAGTAAGCATACAGCTAGGTTTAAATTTAGCCGAGGTGTGTAGGGGAGCATTGACTCTCCCCCAACGATACCGGGTTAACGACTTAACCAAAGTATATCGTAAGCGAAGCGAACAGGTTTTAACCTGTGTAGCGACATCTGCTTAGAATCCACGTATTTCAATGCGTGGAGAAGTCAAAAAAGAATTGTATTTTATTTTTAGTGTTATATAAATTTATTATTTGTTATTTGACACTCCTCGGCGTGAACGCATGAGGATTCTTGGTTCACTGATTCATCTTACCCTGGCAGGTGTTGCCACCAAACAAGATAGAGGATAAATCTCCCCAAGCGTTTAAGTCCAATAAATCAGACTTGCTTCCGATGTGCCCCATCGTAGCTTTTCTCAAAATATTTAATGATGCTTGTGTATCACGGTCTTCAATGTATCCACAACTACAAACATGAGTTCTGGTTGAAAGACTTTTCTTGATTCGTTTCCCACATTGAAAACAATCTTGAGATGTGTAGGCTGGATTTACCGCAATGGTTAATTTTCCATACTTCACCCCAAAATATTCCAACCATTTACGGAATTGACTCCAACCAGCATCATTAATACTTTTTGATAACTTACTATTTCTAACTAGATTTTTCACCTTTAAATCTTCATAGGCGATCAAGTCGTTTGACTGAATTAGACGCAGTGCGGTTACTTTGCCGAACTCTTCACGTTGCCTACTTACCTTTAAATGTGCTTTGCTGTATCGCTGTCTAGCTTTAATATAGTTGTTACTAACTGGTTTTCCCTTCTTCAATTTCCTCGACTTGCGATGATTGAGTCTATTTAATCTGGCTTCTGAGTAACGATAAAAACGAGGATTCTCCACAAAATTTCCATCACTATCAGCGTAGAAATATTTTAAACCAACATCTATACCCACCATCTTTTTGGTTTGGGGTAGAATCGGAGTTATATCCCTCACATCTAACTTCAAGCAAAACTGGCAAAAGTAACCATCTGCTCGTTTAACAAGTCGTACTCTTTGTATTTGAAACTCTTGGAAATAATATAAATCCCTTGAGCCAATTAACTTGAGAGTACCGATGTTATTACCATCAGTGAAAGTGATTCGTTTATGATCTCGATCTAGTTTCCAACCAGATTGTTTATACTCAATACTACGAGTGCGTTTAGAAAATTTAGGGTATCCTTTTTTTCCCTTAACTTGCTTTTTGCAATTATCATAAAACTTAGATATAGCACTCCAAGCCCTTTCTCCTGCCTGTTGACAAGCAGTGGAGTTAAGACACTTAACAAAAGGAAATTCTTTTCTTAAAGTAGTGGTATATCGATAAACTTCGGCTTTGCCTACGTTTTTAGAGTTCATCCAGAGACTAACACATTTATTGCGTACGAATTGGACTGTACGAATGCCCTCATCGATAGCTTTAAATTGCTGAGTTTTTCCTCTTAATTTGTACTCTAAAATAAACATTTTACGCTGGTTAGCCGAGAATAATAAATATAATAGCATAAAAAAGTCACCCTAAAAGGGCGAGGCTTTAAACCCGTTTTTTAAGGTAAGAATATTTCTCATGAAAAATCAAGAAAAAAGTTATCAAGGGACTGTTTTGTCGGCATTAATTACCAATGCAGGATTTACTGACTATTTAGATTTTAGTCGTCGTACGGGCATTGGCGAATTAATTTTACATCGCATCGATTGTGGATTATTAGAACAAATGCCCCTCAAGCATTTGAGAATGATTGCTAGGGCGTTGAATATGTCTGTGGGTGATTTTATTGTCGCCATTGAGGGAGAGTCTGGTGTATCTGATTCCAAGATTCCCATCAGTAATGATTTAACACAGGAAATTACCCAACAGGTACAACAATCGGTAATCGAAATTTTGGAATCCTTATTATTACAATTACCAACCATGATCAAAGTGGTGGAAAAAAATCCTCAGTTACCTGCTTCTCGCCTTGTGCCTTTGTTAAAGCCATTGAATAAATTATTATCTCATTGGGATATAAAGGCGATCGCCCCAGTAGGTGCTATAGTAAAGTATGATCCTCAACAACATCAACTGATGTCAGAAACCGAGGAGAAAGTAAATGACCTCGTAGAAATCCGCTACGTAGGTTATCGTCAAAAAGACAAATTACTATATCGTGCCAGAGTAAGCCCTGTTAAAACAGTGGAAAAAAAGTAAATCAAGTAATCTAAAAAAATGTAACCGTAACGTAGTATTCGGGAGACACCACTATAACCCCAAATGGGCAAAATGGTACGCTTGAACACGAAGACACAAGAGGTAATCATTTATGGAACT
The sequence above is a segment of the Cyanobacterium stanieri PCC 7202 genome. Coding sequences within it:
- a CDS encoding hypothetical protein (KEGG: cyc:PCC7424_3143 CopG domain protein DNA-binding domain protein~SPTR: CopG domain protein DNA-binding domain protein) produces the protein MTTKSKRLGIKLSETRFNKLKEYAQQKDVTMTQIIESYIDRISLDKTKKAD
- a CDS encoding transposase, IS605 OrfB family (PFAM: Probable transposase~TIGRFAM: transposase, IS605 OrfB family, central region~COGs: COG0675 Transposase and inactivated derivatives~InterPro IPR010095~KEGG: ava:Ava_C0036 transposase IS605~PFAM: transposase IS605 OrfB~SPTR: Transposase, IS605 OrfB;~TIGRFAM: transposase, IS605 OrfB family) codes for the protein MDYKTVKVLLTNNINDECNDYLQFACEQSNKLYNSTVYALRQAHFANCSIRTFFDKEDLYRASFKLGKVKVSYPQLCKDLKINDHYQAIGGNQGQQTIKSVVESFKSYNKLLSMWFQGELSNKPKLPNYRKNGLYQISFVGRDIKFAMDGLSCYLPIPRSQKDELITGKLNIPCAKGVTADNIAELRIVPSLGKLWAEYVYKTPEKKATELDYSQAIGIDSGINNFITAVSNTGKSFILCGKHLKFINQKYNKTVAQYKEGKSDFYWDDYLNEITHKRNCQIKDSVNKYARFVINYCLNHRIGNIVFGWGQGVKSEVNLGKRNNQNFVQLPTARLKNRIKELAHEVGIKFAETEESYTSKSSFLDEDLLPKYGEKPKECKFSGKRVQRGLYRTSNGQTINADCLGAINILKKVSIQLGLNLAEVCRGALTLPQRYRVNDLTKVYRKRSEQVLTCVATSA
- a CDS encoding transposase, IS605 OrfB family (PFAM: Putative transposase DNA-binding domain; Probable transposase~TIGRFAM: transposase, IS605 OrfB family, central region~COGs: COG0675 Transposase and inactivated derivatives~InterPro IPR001959:IPR010095~KEGG: cyh:Cyan8802_2247 transposase, IS605 OrfB family~PFAM: transposase IS891/IS1136/IS1341 family; transposase IS605 OrfB~SPTR: Transposase, IS605 OrfB;~TIGRFAM: transposase, IS605 OrfB family), coding for MFILEYKLRGKTQQFKAIDEGIRTVQFVRNKCVSLWMNSKNVGKAEVYRYTTTLRKEFPFVKCLNSTACQQAGERAWSAISKFYDNCKKQVKGKKGYPKFSKRTRSIEYKQSGWKLDRDHKRITFTDGNNIGTLKLIGSRDLYYFQEFQIQRVRLVKRADGYFCQFCLKLDVRDITPILPQTKKMVGIDVGLKYFYADSDGNFVENPRFYRYSEARLNRLNHRKSRKLKKGKPVSNNYIKARQRYSKAHLKVSRQREEFGKVTALRLIQSNDLIAYEDLKVKNLVRNSKLSKSINDAGWSQFRKWLEYFGVKYGKLTIAVNPAYTSQDCFQCGKRIKKSLSTRTHVCSCGYIEDRDTQASLNILRKATMGHIGSKSDLLDLNAWGDLSSILFGGNTCQGKMNQ
- a CDS encoding transcriptional regulator, XRE family (KEGG: cyh:Cyan8802_2799 transcriptional regulator, XRE family~SPTR: Transcriptional regulator, XRE family), which gives rise to MKNQEKSYQGTVLSALITNAGFTDYLDFSRRTGIGELILHRIDCGLLEQMPLKHLRMIARALNMSVGDFIVAIEGESGVSDSKIPISNDLTQEITQQVQQSVIEILESLLLQLPTMIKVVEKNPQLPASRLVPLLKPLNKLLSHWDIKAIAPVGAIVKYDPQQHQLMSETEEKVNDLVEIRYVGYRQKDKLLYRARVSPVKTVEKK